A single region of the Saprospiraceae bacterium genome encodes:
- a CDS encoding nuclear transport factor 2 family protein yields MSHFKEKIAKYRALMEKGAFLQIIDEFYHEDIRQIENNEPAIEGKLSLREMEEKTLEGVHSVELEISSLVADEDQQMVMGEMLIHFHSKKHGWKRLREAFVQQWKEDKIIYQRFYYKEIENL; encoded by the coding sequence ATGTCTCATTTCAAGGAAAAAATAGCCAAATACAGGGCTTTAATGGAAAAAGGTGCCTTTCTTCAGATTATTGATGAATTTTACCACGAAGACATTCGGCAAATCGAAAACAATGAGCCTGCTATCGAAGGGAAATTGAGTCTTCGAGAGATGGAAGAGAAGACCTTGGAAGGTGTTCATAGTGTGGAATTGGAAATTTCGTCACTGGTAGCAGATGAAGACCAGCAAATGGTAATGGGTGAAATGCTAATCCATTTTCACAGCAAAAAACACGGATGGAAAAGACTCCGAGAGGCTTTTGTGCAGCAATGGAAGGAGGACAAGATTATTTACCAGCGGTTTTATTATAAGGAGATTGAGAATCTCTGA
- the glyA gene encoding serine hydroxymethyltransferase gives MGKDKIVFDLIQKELDRQRKGIELIASENFTSAAVLQAMGSCLTNKYAEGYPGKRYYGGCEVVDEIEQLAIDRLKALFGAAYANVQPHSGAQANAAVFLAVLEPGDRILGFDLSHGGHLSHGSPVNYSGKVYEPHFYGVEKETGIIDMDQVEAKALAVKPKLIVCGASAYARDWDYARFRAIADKVGALLLADIAHPAGLIAVGLLNNPMEHCHIVTSTTHKTLRGPRGGLIMLGKNFDNPWGKMTKKGTPIKMSAIMNSGVFPGMQGGPLEHVIAAKAQAFGEALQPEFKTYGEQVMRNAKVMAQAFVDKGYQVISGGTDNHLMLIDLRSKGVTGKDAEQALVSADITTNKNMVPFDTQSPFVTSGIRIGTAAITTRGFKEADCLKTVDWIDNIILNVHNEEIIKATSQEVNAFMENFPLYAASGVVA, from the coding sequence ATGGGAAAAGATAAGATTGTTTTTGACCTTATTCAAAAGGAATTAGACCGTCAGCGCAAAGGCATCGAACTAATTGCGTCTGAAAACTTCACCAGTGCTGCTGTCCTCCAGGCCATGGGGTCCTGCCTGACGAATAAATATGCAGAAGGGTATCCAGGAAAACGCTATTACGGTGGCTGTGAAGTGGTAGATGAGATTGAGCAATTGGCTATTGATCGCTTAAAAGCATTATTTGGGGCAGCTTACGCCAATGTCCAGCCACATTCCGGCGCACAGGCGAATGCCGCTGTCTTTCTAGCGGTGTTGGAGCCTGGTGATCGAATCCTGGGTTTTGACTTGTCCCACGGAGGACACCTCTCTCATGGATCGCCAGTGAATTATTCGGGTAAAGTATATGAGCCTCATTTCTATGGGGTAGAAAAAGAGACGGGGATTATTGATATGGACCAAGTAGAGGCCAAAGCATTGGCGGTCAAACCCAAATTGATCGTTTGTGGTGCTTCTGCTTATGCCAGGGACTGGGATTATGCTCGTTTTAGAGCGATTGCTGACAAAGTAGGCGCACTTTTATTGGCAGACATTGCTCACCCTGCTGGACTTATTGCCGTAGGTTTATTGAATAATCCTATGGAGCATTGCCATATTGTGACTTCCACTACGCACAAGACCTTACGGGGGCCACGTGGCGGGCTCATTATGCTAGGGAAAAACTTTGATAACCCCTGGGGCAAAATGACCAAAAAAGGGACGCCAATTAAAATGTCAGCTATCATGAATAGCGGCGTTTTCCCGGGCATGCAAGGTGGCCCCTTGGAGCATGTGATTGCGGCCAAAGCCCAAGCTTTTGGCGAAGCCCTCCAGCCTGAATTCAAAACCTATGGCGAACAGGTGATGCGCAATGCCAAAGTCATGGCCCAAGCTTTTGTGGACAAAGGATACCAGGTGATTTCAGGTGGAACAGATAACCACTTGATGCTGATCGACCTGCGGTCTAAAGGGGTGACCGGAAAGGATGCAGAACAAGCACTTGTTAGCGCAGATATTACCACGAACAAAAACATGGTTCCTTTTGATACCCAATCTCCTTTTGTGACCTCTGGTATCCGCATTGGAACTGCCGCTATCACTACCCGTGGCTTCAAGGAGGCAGACTGCCTCAAAACCGTCGATTGGATTGATAACATCATCCTGAATGTCCATAATGAAGAAATCATCAAGGCAACCAGTCAGGAAGTGAATGCTTTCATGGAAAACTTTCCCTTGTATGCAGCATCAGGCGTAGTGGCTTAA
- a CDS encoding fibronectin type III domain-containing protein: MSINFLRLIAILVIFISWINVASAKIVRLRCMWRDDPATTMVIGWDQVSGGAPILYYGEKDMERNVAAYPYSKKPDRVLIAKEMNNHFVRLSGLKPNTRYYFVIQDSEGVSISFSFRTAPNSPDQRLSIIAGGDSRNHKEARCNANALVGKLKPHCVMFGGDMTADDSSTSWKEWFDDWQYTMGTQRQLVPIIPTRGNHEASNASIADLFDVSSSEVYYSLTLGGNLLKIYTLNTLIPSGGNQKSWLESDLKNSDNITWKFAQYHHTIRPHTASKPEKDELIINWATLFHKYAMNLVVESDAHVVKTTYPIRPSNEAGSDEGFIRDDKTGTVYVGEGCWGAPLRDNNDDKSWTRASGKFNQFKWIFVDKEKVEVRTVMIDCSPRVVPLKEDNIFFTQCQGLQLWNPPTGEVVILKPRPKIAPVASTLRPAANGLVSINFKLSQAANVQAILSNKQQQELATVPYDGLSAGDHTKSLNVAKVPAGEYIISIKANGAIIQRYALIR, from the coding sequence ATGTCCATTAACTTTTTGCGACTAATTGCTATCCTGGTTATTTTCATTAGCTGGATAAATGTGGCTTCTGCCAAAATTGTGCGGCTTCGTTGTATGTGGCGAGATGACCCTGCAACAACCATGGTAATTGGCTGGGATCAGGTATCGGGTGGAGCCCCTATACTTTACTATGGCGAAAAGGATATGGAACGGAATGTAGCAGCTTACCCTTATTCCAAGAAGCCAGATAGAGTCCTGATAGCCAAAGAAATGAACAACCACTTCGTTAGGTTAAGTGGGTTAAAACCTAATACGCGCTATTACTTTGTGATCCAGGACAGCGAAGGCGTTAGCATAAGTTTTTCCTTTCGCACAGCCCCCAATTCTCCCGACCAACGACTATCAATCATTGCTGGTGGTGATTCCCGCAACCACAAAGAAGCCAGGTGCAATGCCAATGCACTGGTTGGGAAGTTAAAACCACATTGTGTTATGTTTGGCGGAGATATGACGGCGGATGACAGTAGCACATCCTGGAAGGAATGGTTTGATGATTGGCAATATACCATGGGGACTCAGCGGCAATTGGTACCCATTATTCCAACCCGGGGCAACCACGAGGCGTCTAATGCTTCTATTGCCGATTTATTCGATGTCAGCTCTAGTGAGGTCTACTATTCCTTGACCCTTGGTGGTAATTTGCTAAAAATCTATACCTTAAATACGCTGATTCCATCCGGCGGCAATCAAAAGAGCTGGTTGGAGAGTGACCTGAAAAACAGCGATAACATCACCTGGAAATTTGCCCAATACCACCACACCATCCGACCACATACCGCCAGCAAACCTGAAAAGGATGAATTGATCATCAATTGGGCGACGCTATTCCATAAATATGCCATGAACCTGGTGGTCGAATCTGATGCGCATGTTGTAAAAACGACCTATCCTATCCGCCCTTCCAATGAGGCAGGGAGCGACGAAGGCTTTATCCGCGATGATAAAACCGGTACTGTTTATGTCGGAGAGGGCTGCTGGGGCGCTCCCTTGCGCGATAACAATGACGATAAATCATGGACCCGCGCAAGTGGCAAATTCAATCAATTCAAATGGATTTTTGTCGACAAAGAGAAAGTTGAAGTCCGAACCGTCATGATCGACTGTTCTCCAAGAGTGGTTCCGCTGAAAGAAGACAATATTTTTTTCACCCAATGCCAAGGCTTACAACTTTGGAATCCACCCACGGGGGAGGTTGTCATCCTAAAACCAAGACCCAAGATCGCTCCTGTGGCAAGCACTTTGCGCCCTGCGGCAAATGGGCTCGTTAGCATTAATTTCAAGTTATCACAAGCCGCAAATGTCCAGGCCATTTTAAGCAATAAACAGCAACAAGAACTCGCCACCGTTCCATACGATGGCCTCTCTGCCGGAGATCATACCAAGTCCCTCAATGTGGCCAAAGTACCTGCCGGAGAATATATTATTTCCATTAAGGCCAATGGCGCCATCATCCAACGGTACGCGCTGATTAGGTAG
- a CDS encoding DNA cytosine methyltransferase, protein MNYIERINTALKPKIDEKLDKTVIDLFAGCGGLSLGFEAVGFKTIGYEKLQDASETYNNNLIGKCYNQELNIKTEYPQADIIIGGPPCQPFSVGGKQMGLKDSRDGFPIFISAVEQVNPEVFLFENVRGLLYKNKWYLKEIIDQLGSFGYKISFRLLNAKFYGVPQNRERVIVLGAKKTIHFPSKLRYKVTVGEALGELATQIPDNAKFLSSNMDKYIANYEKASKCINPRDLYLDRPARTLTCRNLAGATGDMHRIKLADGRRRRITTLEAARLQSFPDWFDFSGNETGIYNQIGNAVAPYFAYSLAKEIKKYFESNFDGESYPITDENDQLLLFHEPEKIYSSK, encoded by the coding sequence ATGAATTACATCGAGAGAATAAACACAGCGTTAAAACCTAAGATTGATGAGAAATTAGACAAAACTGTAATTGATTTATTTGCAGGCTGTGGAGGATTATCACTTGGTTTTGAAGCAGTTGGTTTTAAAACGATTGGATATGAAAAGCTACAAGATGCCTCAGAAACATATAATAATAATCTGATTGGGAAGTGTTATAACCAGGAGTTGAACATAAAGACAGAATATCCACAAGCTGATATCATAATTGGAGGTCCGCCTTGTCAACCATTTAGTGTTGGAGGAAAACAAATGGGCTTAAAAGATTCAAGGGATGGTTTTCCCATTTTTATTTCAGCAGTGGAACAAGTTAATCCGGAGGTATTCCTTTTTGAAAATGTCAGAGGATTACTATATAAGAATAAATGGTATTTAAAGGAAATTATAGATCAATTAGGGTCTTTTGGATACAAAATTTCTTTTCGGTTGTTGAATGCTAAATTTTATGGAGTTCCCCAGAATAGAGAGAGGGTAATAGTGTTAGGTGCTAAAAAAACAATTCACTTTCCATCAAAATTACGTTACAAAGTAACAGTAGGAGAAGCACTTGGTGAATTAGCAACGCAGATACCAGATAATGCTAAATTTCTATCCTCTAATATGGATAAATATATAGCAAATTATGAGAAAGCCTCAAAGTGTATTAATCCTCGTGATCTATACTTGGATAGACCTGCGCGAACATTAACATGCAGGAATTTGGCAGGCGCGACAGGTGATATGCATAGAATTAAATTAGCTGATGGCAGAAGGAGACGAATAACTACACTTGAGGCTGCTAGATTACAAAGTTTTCCAGATTGGTTTGATTTTTCAGGAAACGAAACGGGAATCTATAATCAAATTGGAAATGCAGTGGCACCCTATTTTGCCTATTCACTTGCTAAGGAAATAAAAAAGTATTTTGAATCAAATTTTGATGGTGAATCCTATCCTATAACAGACGAGAACGATCAATTACTATTATTTCATGAGCCAGAAAAAATATATTCATCCAAATAA